Proteins found in one Paenibacillus sp. FSL R10-2782 genomic segment:
- a CDS encoding sugar ABC transporter substrate-binding protein has translation MGDRKKSLLRIGAVALLSLSVVLSGCSISGSSKGGNSNADNVNSGEVGAASPIEISVFLNEAGQQPTADNKLYKMMKDELGVTFKFEFLAGDKNQKLGVMIAGGDYPDLISADTKLTAAGGVIPLEDLIEKHAPNLKKHYAKYWNQMKDPNDGHIYYLPNYGVYNGEVADTYYGGPAFWIQKAVLKEFNYPTPKTLDEYFDLIKKYKDKYPTIDGSPTLGFEVLNYDWKTWGLLNPPQHLIGHPNDGGVVVNKGVAEIFADKDYAKKYYQKLNEINAQDLLDKETFTQNYDQYLAKLSNGNVLGMFDQHWNFLKAEDSLKTQKKLERTYVGFPLVYDSSIKDYYRDRPALNLNNGFGITVNAKDPVKILKVLDKLMDEKWQKLFTWGVEGEDYYVNKQGRFMKTPEQRTNADDAAWKLANKAEALYNTAPKLEGYFSDGNATSATNQPEEYQASLKPYDKEVLKAYGFNSYVDFFSAPPENPVYYPAWSADIVDGSPAKIASTKLNELSTKYLPKAILSSPSSFDSVWNEYTSEIHKLDIKAYEDKINEVLKWRIENWTAK, from the coding sequence ATGGGGGACAGAAAAAAATCGTTACTTCGTATTGGAGCGGTAGCACTTTTGTCACTGAGCGTTGTTCTGTCTGGCTGCTCAATCAGCGGCAGCAGCAAAGGTGGAAATTCCAATGCGGACAATGTCAACAGCGGAGAGGTTGGAGCGGCAAGTCCAATTGAAATCTCAGTCTTCTTGAATGAAGCTGGACAGCAGCCGACAGCGGACAACAAGCTTTACAAAATGATGAAGGATGAGCTTGGTGTTACCTTCAAATTTGAATTTCTTGCGGGCGATAAGAACCAGAAGCTCGGCGTTATGATTGCTGGCGGGGACTACCCGGACCTGATCTCGGCAGACACAAAGCTGACCGCTGCGGGAGGCGTCATCCCGTTGGAAGATTTGATCGAGAAACATGCGCCTAATCTGAAGAAACACTATGCAAAGTATTGGAACCAAATGAAGGACCCTAATGATGGACATATTTACTATTTGCCAAACTATGGTGTCTATAATGGTGAAGTTGCTGATACCTATTACGGTGGTCCTGCCTTCTGGATTCAAAAGGCTGTCCTCAAGGAGTTCAACTATCCGACTCCTAAAACATTGGATGAATACTTCGATCTGATTAAAAAGTACAAAGATAAATATCCAACGATTGATGGCAGCCCGACCCTTGGTTTTGAAGTCCTGAACTATGACTGGAAAACCTGGGGATTGCTGAATCCTCCACAACATTTGATTGGTCATCCAAACGATGGCGGTGTAGTTGTAAACAAAGGCGTGGCAGAAATTTTTGCTGATAAAGATTACGCTAAGAAGTACTACCAGAAGCTGAATGAAATTAATGCTCAAGACTTACTCGATAAGGAAACGTTTACACAGAACTATGATCAGTACTTGGCGAAGTTGTCTAACGGTAATGTTCTGGGGATGTTCGATCAGCACTGGAACTTTCTCAAAGCTGAGGATTCACTGAAGACGCAGAAGAAGCTGGAGCGGACATATGTAGGCTTCCCTCTGGTATATGATTCCAGCATTAAGGATTACTATCGGGACCGTCCAGCGCTTAATCTGAATAATGGTTTTGGTATTACTGTTAACGCTAAGGATCCGGTAAAAATCCTCAAAGTACTCGATAAACTAATGGATGAAAAATGGCAAAAGCTATTTACTTGGGGTGTTGAAGGCGAGGATTATTATGTTAATAAGCAAGGTCGCTTTATGAAAACACCAGAGCAGCGTACTAACGCTGATGATGCTGCCTGGAAGCTCGCCAATAAGGCAGAAGCTTTATACAATACCGCACCGAAGCTGGAGGGTTATTTTAGCGATGGCAACGCCACCTCGGCAACCAATCAGCCTGAAGAGTATCAAGCAAGCTTGAAGCCTTACGATAAGGAAGTTCTAAAGGCATACGGGTTTAATAGCTACGTTGACTTCTTCAGTGCTCCTCCTGAGAACCCGGTCTATTACCCGGCTTGGTCCGCCGATATCGTGGATGGTTCTCCGGCCAAGATTGCCAGCACAAAGCTGAACGAGCTTTCTACAAAGTATCTGCCTAAAGCAATCCTGTCGAGTCCGTCTAGCTTCGACTCCGTATGGAACGAATACACCTCCGAGATTCATAAGCTTGACATCAAGGCCTATGAAGACAAAATAAACGAAGTGCTGAAGTGGAGAATTGAGAATTGGACTGCTAAATAG
- a CDS encoding ABC transporter permease subunit: MEEIAIGAKSVKQADPKKKRSDKRVTWAIIKDQRQLIYMSVPLLAYIVLFAYVPIWGWSMAFQDYKPARSFDEQTWVGFKHFKFLFTDDNFLRVLRNTLAMSMINLIFGFVTAIILALLLNEIKKIIWKRAVQTISYLPHFLSWIIVTGIVATSLASDGIVNEMLMKLHLVDKPILWLSEGKYFWGVVGASHVWKEVGWNTIIYLAAIASIDPALYEAADIDGANRYQKMWSVTLPGIKPTIVILLIMSIGHILEAGFEVQYLLGNGLVVDWSETIDIFVLKYGIAQSNYSLATAGGIFKTIVSITMLLLANWTAKRLGEERLL, translated from the coding sequence ATGGAGGAGATTGCAATTGGCGCCAAGTCAGTTAAACAGGCAGACCCGAAGAAGAAACGCAGCGACAAACGCGTGACCTGGGCTATTATCAAGGATCAGAGACAACTTATCTATATGTCAGTTCCTCTGCTTGCTTATATAGTCTTATTTGCTTATGTGCCGATCTGGGGCTGGTCGATGGCATTTCAAGATTACAAGCCCGCACGAAGCTTTGATGAACAAACTTGGGTTGGCTTCAAGCATTTTAAGTTCCTGTTTACAGATGATAATTTTTTACGTGTCCTTCGTAATACACTTGCTATGAGTATGATCAACCTGATTTTTGGGTTTGTCACTGCCATTATTTTGGCATTGCTGCTTAATGAAATTAAAAAGATTATCTGGAAGAGAGCCGTTCAGACCATTTCGTATTTGCCACACTTTTTGTCATGGATTATCGTTACGGGAATTGTTGCCACTTCTCTTGCCTCTGACGGCATTGTCAACGAAATGTTGATGAAGCTGCATTTGGTTGATAAACCAATTTTATGGTTGAGTGAAGGAAAGTATTTTTGGGGAGTAGTGGGAGCCTCACACGTTTGGAAAGAAGTTGGCTGGAATACAATTATTTATTTGGCCGCCATAGCCTCTATTGATCCGGCTTTGTATGAAGCCGCTGATATTGACGGGGCCAACAGATATCAAAAAATGTGGAGCGTTACTTTGCCAGGCATTAAGCCAACTATTGTTATTCTGTTGATTATGTCAATTGGACATATTTTAGAAGCTGGTTTTGAAGTACAGTATTTGCTAGGCAACGGACTTGTTGTGGATTGGTCAGAAACGATTGATATTTTCGTTCTTAAATATGGTATTGCGCAAAGTAACTATTCCTTGGCCACTGCGGGAGGCATATTCAAGACCATTGTCAGTATTACAATGTTGCTGCTCGCAAACTGGACAGCAAAGCGGCTTGGGGAAGAGAGGTTATTATAG
- a CDS encoding carbohydrate ABC transporter permease, whose amino-acid sequence MSGLESTIAISRRRPGSRGLEPFVFNTLNTIFMIILVIVTLYPFLNTIVVSFNAGNDTIRGGLYLWPRQFTLQNYKAVFVSGTIYNAFLISVARTVLSTLLNIFLTTMLAYALSRRNFVFRKPITTVFVLTMYFNAGLIPGYFLMKDLNLINNFFVYVLPSMISAFNLIVIRTYIYTIPESLVESAKIDGAGDFKIFWRIILPLCKPVLATIALFVAVGAWNSWFDAFLYTSSQQELSTLQYELMKLLSSSMNANSNPSVSNGVGMQNATQVTPISIRAAVTVVASIPILVVYPFMQKYFVVGLNVGSVKE is encoded by the coding sequence ATGTCTGGCCTAGAGAGTACAATTGCAATCTCCAGACGCCGTCCAGGAAGCAGGGGATTAGAGCCGTTTGTTTTCAACACACTTAATACAATATTTATGATTATCCTGGTCATTGTTACCTTATATCCGTTCCTAAATACAATTGTAGTGTCGTTTAATGCGGGGAACGACACGATCAGAGGCGGTCTCTATCTGTGGCCTCGGCAGTTCACGTTGCAGAATTATAAAGCGGTATTCGTTTCGGGCACTATTTATAATGCATTCCTGATTTCGGTTGCACGTACCGTGCTTTCGACCTTGCTGAATATTTTCTTGACCACAATGCTGGCTTATGCACTTAGTCGGCGGAATTTTGTGTTCCGCAAGCCTATTACTACAGTTTTTGTCCTGACCATGTATTTTAATGCAGGTTTGATTCCTGGCTACTTCTTGATGAAGGACCTGAATTTAATTAATAATTTCTTCGTATATGTACTGCCGTCAATGATCAGCGCATTTAACCTAATTGTTATCCGTACCTATATCTATACAATTCCAGAGAGCTTGGTGGAATCGGCTAAAATAGATGGGGCAGGGGATTTTAAGATTTTTTGGAGAATTATTTTACCGCTCTGTAAGCCTGTGCTGGCTACTATTGCGTTGTTTGTTGCGGTAGGTGCCTGGAACTCTTGGTTCGACGCTTTTTTGTATACCTCGTCCCAACAGGAACTGAGCACACTGCAATATGAGTTAATGAAGCTGCTCTCCTCTAGTATGAACGCCAACAGCAATCCATCAGTGTCCAATGGTGTTGGAATGCAAAATGCTACCCAGGTTACACCCATTTCAATTCGCGCTGCTGTCACTGTAGTAGCTTCTATTCCAATCCTGGTAGTGTATCCGTTCATGCAAAAATATTTTGTTGTTGGGCTTAACGTTGGGAGTGTGAAGGAATAA
- a CDS encoding glycoside hydrolase family 43 protein, whose product MNNQLVSQTIRYSNPILPGFYPDPSITRAGEYFYLICSSFEYFPGVPIFRSRDLIQWEQVGHVLNRPNQLDLTDRKSSDGIYAPSIRYFEGTFYMITTDVGGIGNFYVTATDPAGPWSNPIHVPYGGIDPSLFFDDDGKVYVTAQQGADYDSHAIQYEINIVTGEALSEPQVVWYGDGGPWTEGPHLYKINGMYYMMSASGGTAKEHREIIGRSNNPYGPFERYPEPILTHRGVDHPIQYLGHADLVEDVQGNWWAVFLGVRLTEDGYSVLGRETFLAPVIWKDEWPYIDNNEGCVKLKMSVARLPAATPNATGVTVGEGRDDFAADHLGPEWIFVRNPAEGSYSLDEAPGSLTLHGQATGLGDAGRITFAGKRQQHKQASFTTCMSFAPTAEGEEAGLCARRDEDAHYEIGVLRSGNRNRVMVRLTIRGESQIVYGAETESERVLLRIEAAEDEYALSYSEDGENWSSIATGPARALSPEDFVNKMCFTGVVIGLYATGNGRLSGVPAHFDWFKYQAK is encoded by the coding sequence ATGAATAATCAATTGGTATCGCAAACCATTCGTTACTCAAATCCCATACTTCCCGGCTTTTATCCTGATCCTAGCATTACTAGAGCGGGAGAATACTTTTATTTGATTTGCAGTTCGTTTGAATATTTTCCCGGTGTTCCTATCTTCCGGAGTCGGGATCTGATTCAATGGGAACAAGTGGGTCATGTGCTGAACCGGCCCAATCAGCTTGATCTGACGGATCGCAAGAGCTCTGACGGCATTTATGCACCATCAATTCGTTATTTCGAGGGCACCTTCTACATGATTACAACCGATGTAGGAGGGATCGGGAATTTTTATGTTACAGCGACCGATCCGGCCGGACCTTGGTCGAATCCGATCCATGTTCCTTACGGTGGGATTGATCCTTCACTGTTTTTTGACGATGACGGCAAGGTGTACGTCACCGCGCAGCAGGGAGCAGACTACGACTCCCATGCCATCCAGTATGAAATTAATATTGTGACTGGAGAAGCGCTTTCGGAGCCGCAGGTGGTTTGGTACGGTGATGGAGGTCCATGGACAGAAGGTCCTCATCTATACAAGATTAATGGAATGTATTATATGATGTCCGCCTCTGGCGGAACAGCGAAGGAACACAGGGAGATTATCGGACGGAGCAACAATCCTTATGGTCCGTTTGAACGTTATCCGGAGCCGATCCTGACGCATCGGGGGGTTGATCATCCGATTCAATATTTGGGCCATGCCGACCTGGTAGAAGATGTACAAGGGAATTGGTGGGCTGTTTTTCTCGGCGTTCGGTTGACTGAGGATGGTTACAGCGTACTTGGTCGTGAAACCTTTCTGGCTCCGGTCATCTGGAAGGACGAATGGCCGTATATCGACAATAACGAGGGCTGTGTCAAGCTGAAAATGTCGGTTGCGCGTCTGCCCGCAGCGACACCCAACGCTACGGGCGTCACTGTGGGCGAAGGCCGGGACGATTTTGCCGCAGACCATCTCGGACCCGAGTGGATCTTTGTGCGAAATCCGGCCGAGGGTAGTTATTCGCTAGATGAAGCTCCTGGGTCTTTGACATTGCATGGACAGGCGACTGGACTCGGGGATGCCGGCCGGATTACTTTTGCAGGCAAAAGACAGCAGCATAAGCAGGCAAGCTTCACCACTTGCATGTCGTTTGCGCCAACCGCTGAAGGTGAAGAGGCCGGATTATGTGCACGCCGGGATGAGGATGCCCATTATGAGATCGGGGTGTTGCGTTCTGGTAACCGCAACCGAGTCATGGTCCGTCTGACCATTCGCGGAGAATCCCAGATCGTCTATGGGGCTGAGACAGAATCGGAGCGAGTTTTGCTAAGAATTGAAGCGGCTGAGGATGAATATGCTCTTTCATATTCGGAGGATGGCGAGAACTGGTCCAGTATAGCTACAGGTCCGGCACGGGCGTTGTCTCCGGAGGATTTTGTGAATAAAATGTGCTTCACTGGGGTAGTCATTGGGCTGTACGCAACAGGAAATGGCCGCTTAAGTGGGGTACCTGCGCACTTCGATTGGTTTAAGTATCAGGCTAAGTAG
- a CDS encoding endo-1,4-beta-xylanase — MNLSTRQEASLKELYKNDFQIGAAVNPLTIEIQKSLLAYHFNSITAENEMKFSSLHPEEEVYTFENADRLAAFAKEHGMAMRGHTLVWHNQTPDWLFENEQGGPADRVLLLERLRSHIQTVVGRYKDTVYCWDVVNEVISDEESDKEEFLRPSKWLDIVGPDFIAKAFEYAHEADPKALLFYNDYNESHPYKRDRIYRLVRSLLDQGVPIHGVGLQAHWNLFDPSLNDIRAAIEKYAELGLQLQLTELDLSVFRFDDRRTDLLHPSEEMLERQAELYEAVFRLLREYRNCISAVTFWGAADDYTWLDGFPVRGRKNWPLLFDQSHRPKLAYERVAALVIQP; from the coding sequence ATGAATTTATCGACTCGGCAAGAAGCTTCACTAAAAGAATTATACAAAAACGATTTCCAGATCGGAGCGGCGGTCAATCCTCTAACCATTGAGATTCAGAAATCGTTACTTGCTTACCACTTTAACAGTATTACAGCGGAAAATGAAATGAAGTTCTCAAGCTTGCATCCAGAGGAGGAGGTGTATACCTTCGAGAATGCCGACCGACTAGCTGCATTTGCCAAGGAGCATGGGATGGCAATGCGCGGTCACACCCTGGTCTGGCATAATCAAACGCCAGATTGGCTGTTTGAGAATGAACAAGGCGGTCCAGCGGATCGTGTCTTGCTGCTGGAGCGGCTCCGTTCGCATATCCAAACGGTAGTTGGACGGTATAAGGATACTGTATACTGCTGGGATGTGGTGAATGAGGTCATCTCGGACGAGGAGTCAGACAAGGAGGAGTTCCTTCGCCCGTCGAAATGGCTGGACATCGTCGGACCTGATTTTATCGCCAAGGCTTTTGAATATGCGCATGAAGCAGATCCTAAGGCTCTGCTATTCTACAACGACTATAATGAGTCCCATCCTTATAAGCGGGATCGTATCTATCGGCTGGTCAGGTCGCTGCTGGACCAGGGAGTGCCGATTCACGGCGTGGGTCTTCAGGCGCATTGGAATTTGTTCGATCCTTCCCTAAACGACATTCGCGCAGCCATCGAAAAATATGCAGAGCTGGGACTTCAGCTCCAGCTAACTGAACTGGATCTGTCAGTTTTTCGCTTTGATGACAGACGTACCGACCTGCTTCATCCTTCGGAGGAAATGCTGGAACGGCAAGCGGAGCTTTACGAAGCGGTTTTCCGTCTCCTGCGGGAATACCGCAACTGTATCAGTGCAGTCACATTCTGGGGGGCTGCCGACGATTATACCTGGCTGGACGGCTTTCCGGTCAGAGGCCGGAAGAACTGGCCTTTGTTATTCGATCAATCGCACCGTCCGAAGCTGGCTTATGAGCGTGTTGCTGCGCTGGTGATTCAGCCATAG